TTTTCAGTATAATATAGATCGGTCTCTAACCATATTTTGACTTGTGATCAAGCCATAGATACCGATAAGAAGAGAAATAGATGATAAAaatgataatgataaattattttgtataacAAGCtgtttgttttctatttttattcataGAAAATATATGTTCTTGGGAGTCCCTGATGGTTAAATACAATAAGATTCACCATGACTGCTACTTTAGTGAAACACCTAAGTGAAAGCCTGTAAAATTGCATCTGTAACTGGATACCTACATTGAAAACCATCTTTCACGCTTCAACTTTGATCATTTTGGACTAGCAGCACTATCCTTATATGCTAGACAGGCTACTGTGATCATATTCTCTCTGCTATGATCAATAATGGGCTCAGAGAGCAGCTCTAATATTAATTGCAATAAACTAAACTTGCAATCTATagagagaaaaaggaaaagttcaTTTAATTGGTAAAATTGTGTAAGCTCTCAGTACTATAATTCAAAAGGGAGATGATACAAGAGAAAGGGATTAAAGGTAACTCCATCAATTGAGTGTTGTTTACCCAATGATTGATTTCATGCCAGAATGAATCGAGGAAACAAGGATGTCTACAATGTCAACAATCGCTCCACTCCTGCAGGAAGGTGAAAGGAGAGAAACTGGGAGAGGAAGAAAAGAGGAACTTTACCACTCCTCTGTTCTAATCTATGTGAAGGTGTTTGACTGTGCTCGACGTTTAAGAATGAAAGGAAGACTTTTGAGACTTGTTGTTCAAAGTAAGCCATTGTTAAGGGTAAAATGTgaagtttaaagttaaattgttactaaatatagaaatatgtcTCTTTTTGGGACTTATTTTAAAGGAAAGAGTGTCACATTAATTGTGACAAAGGGATGCATTATCTGTCCAAAATTAAGATGTATCTACTTAGATGCAAGTGGCACCATAGATCTGGAACTACCAAAAGGTATCCAATTAATCCATGCTCGGTCTCCACTTACAATACCTGTAAGAAATAATCGTTCTTTCAACCTCCACAACTAATTGTCGAACTATTATATCTATCTTTATTCCCTTAAATGTGAAACGAATTATACAGAATATTTGGCGCTACTTTTTTCCTAGATATAGTGAAGATCCCTAGTTTCTTATATTTGTGGGTAGCATTTGGAATTTGCTATAAGAACTATATCATGTTTGAAAACATTCTTATAATTTTCGACAAGATTGTTGAAGGAGTGTCTTATCTTTTAATGTATTCTTGACTAGAGgagtttaataaaaagaaaatagaaaggaACAAAGAAACGTACAAGTGTATAAAAGGAGTTGGGGCAAAGACATCAGAAACATTTAGACCTACGATTTTATACGACATGCTATGCTTTTAGTTCTTTAGAggttttaacatattaaatcaGCAAAGTTGTGACATACATAAAGTGCATAACATAAAGATGAAATTCACAATTTGCTGATCTTTTGGTGCAAGGGAACTATTTTTTACACTATAAGTTAGCTGTTAATTTCAATATTGGCTTCTTCTTCACCttgttgtttttgagtataATTCCATTTTCACAAACATATGTCAGAACTTATGCTGCAATTAACTATATTCAGGTTGTTTAACTCTTGTACAGCTTGTTATTCTTCTGAGGCATATTTCCTTCTCCTTATTTGCTAACTTATGCTGCAGTTATCTTCCATCGTGGAGTCATGTAACTGCATCATCGACCCACAGTTGCCTGCTGACGACTTGCTAATGAAGTATCAGTACATTTCTGATTTTTTCATAGCACTTGCGTATTTCTCCATTCCAGTGGAGTTGATATACTTCGTTAAGAAGTCTGCTGTCTTTCCATATAGATGGGTTCTTGTGCAGTTCGGTGCTTTCATAGTTCTTTGTGGAGCAACCCATCTTATCAACTTATGGACATTTAATATGCATACAAGGAATGTGGCAATAGTAATGACTACTGCAAAGGCCTTGACTGCACTGGTGTCATGTGTAACTGCTCTCATGCTTGTCCACATCATTCCTGATTTATTAAGTGTCAAAACTAGGGAActgttcttgaaaaagaaagcTGCACAGCTTGACCGTGAAATGGGTATTATTCGGACTCAGGAGGAGACAGGTAGACATGTTAGAATGCTAACTCATGAAATCCGAAGCACTCTTGATAGACATACTATTTTAAAAACTACACTTGTTGAGCTAGGAAGAACATTGGCATTGGAAGAGTGTGCATTATGGATGCCAACACGTACTGGACTAGAGCTTCAGCTTTCTTACACTTTACGTCACCAAAATCCAGTTGGATTAACTGTACCCATTCAACTTCCTGTAATCAATCAAGTTTTCGGTACAAATCATGTCGTGAAAATATCACCAAATTCTCCTGTCGCAAGACTTCGACCTGCTGGGAAATACATGCCTGGTGAGGTGGTTGCTGTCAGGGTTCCACTTCTGCATCTGTCGAACTTTCAGATTAATGATTGGCCTGAACTTTCAACAAAGCGCTATGCTTTAATGGTTCTGATGCTTCCTTCAGACAGTGCAAGACAATGGCATGTTCATGAGCTGGAGCTTGTTGAAGTGGTAGCTGATCAGgtttgatttttgttattgaaaATTCCTTAATATAATGTTAgaatttctcttttatatatttttggattGAAGACAACCACGTTGACATACTGAGTTCTTGGTGTAAAATTAGACATGGAGAAGACCAATTACAAAAATCTGAGAATCTGTTAGCAGAATCACAAGGCTTAGTTGTTCTTAGTATTATGGTTTTATCCATTGGAAATGCACAGCAGAATTGTTATTACtgttatttctttaaaaattttcaaagataaatcAAAAGCTGAACTATAATGATCTTTTTTGCATACTTCGTCTGCTGATTGCTTTTTGGTGATTGAATAGTTAGGCTGGGTTGTGGATGAGTGTATCATAGTAGATTTTCTGATAGGATCTTAACTCCTTGGCTTTTGTTTTTATAGAAGATCCCTTGTATTAGAAGCACGGGAAATAGGATCGATGGTATATAGAAATATTAGGAACAGCGTTTCTGAATCATTTGAATATTCCTTTTATGGAACATAGAACTACTTGCAGTGTATGTAGTTTTCTTAGTACTTTTATCATATGAAGTGAAAATAACGTTTTGCGATAATGTATTTGAGTGTGTAAAAGTAAATACTACttagttttacaaaaataattcttCAACGGAAgccatttaaattttttacatatcTGGCATCTTACTTCTCCATCAGAGACTTTAGAGAACTTTAACTTTTTCATTCTGTCTCTGGTAGTGTACTGTTCTCTGATGAATGTAATTAGCTCACTAGCAAGTATCACACCTAGTCTTTGTTTGACTTGTTTAAAAATCATGATGTATCATCAGTTACGGTGAAGTGTCCAAGTTTTACTGCTTTTTGCTATTTGCATTGCAgagtcttaaaaaaaattcagttttTCCTGGATTTCTCCTGTTTATCAATGGAAAATTCAACTAAATCAACTATGCCTCAATCAATAAATGAAACCTCTGTATCTAACCACTCCAACTCAGATCCAGAAATCAGATTTCAAAGAAATTCATCATAACTCAACTATAGGCTTGCTGTTAACCAAGAGTAATCCTCATTTGTCCAGACAGGCCACCAGCTATTATGCTTTCATTATGGGAAaaattgacaattaattaaAGGAAGGAACAACTGAAGAAAAGACATCCATGTCAGCTTCCTCTCCCCAAACCTTGCCCTGAATAAGACAAAAAGTTTCTTGGAGAAAACTCTGAATATTGGAATCCACCTCCTTTCTCCTAATTTAGGATGCTCTATTTCTAGACATATTAGGGGAATACTCTATTCAAGTGGTCGGTGTCTGGTTGCAACTAGTTTTAGGTATTTATATGTCTTATTTGATTTAATAAGAGCTATCCTTGAGTGCCCAGTGTGATTTAATCTACGCTTCGGCATTTCAGGTTGCTGTTGCTCTTTCACATGCTGCTATATTAGAAGAATCAATGAGGGCTAGGGATCTTCTTATGGAGCAGAATGTGGCTCTTGATCTGGCAAGAAGAGAAGCAGAAATGGCTGTTCGTGCACGTAATGATTTCTTGGCtgttatgaatcatgaaatGAGAACTCCCATGCATGCGATAATTGCACTTTCTTCCTTACTACAAGAAACTGATCTAACTCCAGAGCAACGTCTGATGGTTGAAACAATCCTCAAAAGCAGCAACCTTTTAGCAACGCTCATCAATGATGTCTTGGATCTTTCAAGGCTAGAGGATGGAAGTCTTCAACTTGATATTGGCACTTTCAATCTCCATGCTCTATTTAGAGAGGTGCCCTTCATCAccctcttttcatttttaattgcaAATTCTAGATTACCTGTCAGGAAAAAAAGTGTCATTACTGATATTTTGCACTTCACTATGTTTGCTGGACCTGCTGACTGATTTATGTGTCTGCTTATTGTTGTAGGTCCTTAGCTTAATCAAGCCTATTGCATCTGTAAAAAAGCTGTTCGTCACACTTAGTTTGTCGTCAGATTTGCCGGAATATGTAATTGGGGATGAAAAACGGTTAATGCAAATTCTCTTAAACGTTGTTGGCAATGCTGTAAAGTTCTCAAAGGAAGGCAACGTGTCAATCTCCGCTTTTGTTGCAAAATCAGACTCTTTAAGAGATCCTAGAGCCCCTGAATTTTTTGCTGTGCCTAGTGAAAATCACTTCTATTTACGGGTGCAGGTATATTTTTACAAGCTTGATATACTTTCTTCGTAGGTTAAGGATAGTtacaaatttgatattttagacTTATAACTGTCAGATGTTTTgttcttgatatttttaatattctaaGTAATACTTTCTGTAGATAAAAGATACGGGGATAGGAATTACACCACAGGATATTCCCAACCTGTTTAGCAAGTTTACACAAAGCCAAGCGCTAGCAACTACAAATTCTGGTGGCACTGGGCTTGGTCTTGCAATTTGTAAGAGGTACGGGGTACCCAGTTCCTTGGTGTTCTTTTCCGACTCTGATTTTCATTTTGCTACGTGAACTTGGTAACTGCTTCATATTCAATTTCTTTCCTCTTACTGTATTTAGTATTGACACATCTTCTAATGGGACACAAAACAGGTTTGTGAATCTTATGGAAGGACATATTTGGATTGAAAGTGAAGGTCTTGGCAAGGGGTCTACTGCTATATTTATCATTAAACTTGGCATTCCTGGACGTGCAAATGAATCTAAGCTCCCCTTTGTGACCAAATTGCCAGCAAATCACACGCAGATGAGTTTTCAAGGATTAAAGGTTTTGGTGATGGATGAGAATGGGTGAGTACTATCTGGACCCCTTTATTCTCAGCTCTTGTCTTGCCATGCTGTTTAATGATCCATCTAGTTCGTGAGTTTCTCATCTTATATGTATTGAGCTGTCTTACTCACTTTTACATGAGACTGAACAAGTAAATACTTAATAAGAGGCTATCATGGCATGTCACATTTTGAAGAAGACCATTGCTTCTGCCAAGTCTACATAAGAGTACTGAAATCAGAATCTTTACAACTATATGTGGATGTGCTGGTGACATGTACTTAGGAGTATATGCCTTTTTCTAGGGCTAACCCATCGGTGGCCCCCTAAAGTTGGCATCAACTTTCACGTAGACACCTGAACtagactttgttcattttagacatctCATTTGAGGCTCTGATGTATCATTTAACACTTTTTGCTTTTTGCTGATATGGCATAGTGAGTGTGACTCACTCATTAACAGCGCGTCAGACTCTTTTTcagccaatttttattttatatttccttcttcttccccaTTTTTTCAACCACCATTTTCTCAAGTTTGAACTTCTTCCATGGTGAGATATATTCGATGATGCCACAAACGAGGAATCTAATTTCAAATGTCAGAGTTTTCTCCAAGATTTCCCAAGGATGATGCCCTTCTTCCTCAATTTAATTTGAGGAAAAAAAGactgaaatttgaagaaaaaaataaaaatttggggAAGAATAAGAAgtcattaaaaaaatgagataatCTCCTTAAAAGAAACTTAATAATGTGATATGAACACGTACACATTTGTATTTTTAGAAGTTCATTGGAtttagattttttcttttttaagcaATAAAATTTGTAGAATTTTCTTTTAGCAATAAAATTTGTGGAGCTgcaattatttgaaaaaaattgagttacACAAGTTCACTGAAGGGGTGTGTGCTGTGAGAAGAACATGAATGGGGTGGGGTTGGGGTGGGATATGCTTCTCCTAAAGATTTTTTAAGGTGATTTAatcctttttattattatttgggaAGAAATGCCACATGTCATCGATCCATTAgccatatttttaaaaaaataatagatagtttattatttaagaattattttgaacaaaatgACAAGTGTCCTCATTTAATTTGACATTTTACACATCATCCGCGAGTGGAACACAGTCACCatcatatttttgttgaatGTAAAAAAAGTGCTAAATGACACATCAGGGCCTCaagtgtctaaaatgaacaaagtctagttcaggtgtctaagtgaaagttGATGCCAACTTTAGGGGGCCAGCGATGGGTTAGCCGCTTTTTCTAATGAAAAGAAGGAAAAGTTAAGGATTTACAGCGTCAGGATCGCGAGAAGGGAAGGAGAGATCACCAGCCTGACCCTAGGAGCTCACATCGGTATCTCTAGTTGGAAGAAGGGAGTGACCAACTGGAAGTAGTGCTTTCAAATCCAATAAAAGGGTATACTGCTCTTCCAGACATAAGAGGATGGAGGAAAGAGTGACTTCATAGATGTCTTAATACAAGTCTTTGGTATATATGCATCGAATTAAAGGATGTCACAGTCAATCTGGTTCgccttaatatatatatatatatatatatatatatttagagagagagagagagagagagagagaaagagagagagagatgtcttatatatatatatatatttagagagagaaaggagAGAGAGATGTCTTAATACAAGTCTTTGGTATATATGCATCGAATTAAAGGATGTCACAGTAATCTGGTTCgcctaaatatatatatataacagtaATAGATTCCCTTTTCTCTTATCCTTTTATCGTCCCCTGCCTTCCACTTTTCTCTGTGATGACCGCTATTGATATCTTTAACCTGATGTAGTTATAAATTGAAGGAAGTTGTTTTATAGTCGGATACGAATTTGTATGATTGGTAATCCTACGACTCTGTGTGATCgttgcttttcttttttgattttacctcattattttttttatttttttaattgtttattctACCTGATTATATGATTAGTTGACATTAGTTATCAGAATTGTTTCTGTTTCTTATACTCCTTCATGCAGTGTTAGCAGGATGGTAACCAAAGGTCTGCTTACACACCTTGGATGTGATGTAACTACTGTTGGCTCACGCGATGAGTGCTTGAGAGTTGTTACACATGAACACAAGGTAGTTATCATGGATGTCAGCATGCAAGGTATAGACTGTTACGAAGTTGCTGTAGTGATACATGAAAGGTTTGGGAAACGTCACGGTAGGCCACTTATTGTGGCATTGACGGGATACACAGACAGAGTTACGAAAGAAAACTGCATGAGAGTTGGTATGGATGGAGTTATCCTAAAACCTGTGTCAGTGGATAAAATGAGAAGTGTTTTATCTGAGCTCTTAGAACATGGAGTTGTACTTGAATCTTAGTGAATGTAGGAGGAAAATATGCAGCAACcatatgaaaaaaattcacCCAAATGCACGAGGCGTTGTATATAGTTCTCGTCTTTGGATTTCTTGGTGGATAACACAATATATCACTTGAAGAAGGTGTATGTAACGCGACATTGCTCGAGGCATTCAACAAATTTGTAGAAAGGAGTTGATTTTTCCACTACCAGAAGTGTTCATATTCCATGGAACTTTGTATAAGATCTGATATTTGACACAACCCTTCATTTACTTGAAACATTAGAAACTTTATTGCCTTGGCTTGACACAACAAATagattatgtgtttttttttaattgccttttcatattcatagtaTTTTTTGACCTTACTATATAACAAAGAGTTTGAACTGAAGGGGTGTTTTGACTCTATGCATCACAGAAGCAAACAGCAAATAACAAAACTAACTGGTCTTTCAAAAGGAGGAGGGGTTCAAATAATGTTGTGTAGTTAAATGCAACTTCAAAAGTGAAAAGTGGATGGAGCAAACAatagtttgttttttaaaataatataattgaaataCCAATAAAGATTAGCGGTGGAATAGTAAGTATTTCTTAATTCTTAATCAGATATCTGGAGTTTGAGTCTCTTTGGTTGGCGGGTCGTTCGTTCGTGTGGAGAATCTCTCTCGTTACTCAGGATTTCTCTCGGTTGATCCGATGGGTCATAGATAGAATGGAGTGGGCAGGAATGAAATTGTCTTTGATAGGAAATGTACCTTTAATGTGGAATTTTTCAAcgtcaaattaaatttaattgtggtcctatataaatataaagtaccaattaaaaatttaattagattttaatctggtttcatgataaattttaatttaaaatttgatttcatgatgaaacattaattttcaaataaagctaaaaattatttttgtaatgaatgaatattttttataaccAAATAGGTCCTAAAATATTTCTAGATAAGGTcaagacattttttttttgtgatgtaACAAGGCATAAAAATTGCATACAAGTGATGTAAGACATAGTTACAATATTTTTGAGGCTTGACATTCAATATCAAATTGGTTGGAAGGTATATGGTGTAGTATTAAAAATGCATGAACAATACCGCCAAAGAAATATATTCTATTCGTTTCgatttgtttattatattttaatttgaaacataattttaaaaataagagatatgtagaataatatattaaaaatattctttaatacGGTAAGTATAAACATATCAAGTAGAAAGTTGAAATTAAGAAtcatcaaaagaaatattatatttgtaacgagataaaaaaatttaaacaaacaaTTGAAATCGCGATCAAGGAAAAGTAGTAGAACCCCTTTCAATTTATGTGGTAGtatgtttttttagtttgtttaaataattaatttaattaatttatatttcaagACGGTTCAGTTGGTTGGAGAGTGGTTAATCACACAGATAATTCGATTCTCTTTCATGCCTTTTGAGTTGAGTATGTCGGAATGACTTGCTAATGCAATTTACATTTCTTGTATgtgaaaaaggataaatatacccCCGAACTATCGTaatggtatgcagatacccTTCGTGATACTATTAGGACATAGGTGTCCATGCCgtccaaaaattagagcatatataccctttatactaacggacatacacgtatcataatcttatccactgACCCGATATCGTATCGATGGATAAGATTGTGCCACGTGTCCCTATTTAATCTTCAGTTAGAGTGAAGGACATATACGTCCTAGTTTCTTACGGCAGGGGCACctatgtcccaaaagtatgacaaagaatatctgcataccatttacgatagttcgaggttatatttatccttttttcctttcttgtaTGGTTTATAGGCTATTTCAAAGTGAAGAATTCACTTGATGCATATATAGTATTCATTAAAAGATTGTGATAGAAGTTATAGTCGCTACGAGAttccaaaaaaatgaatttttttttttttacaaaagatCAGATATTATCCTTAATAAATGACATATcacaagttttaaattttttttttttttttgaattctatTAAATTACGTGTAtagttaaataatattaaattagaaGCTATGGAGTATCAATCATTATCACGTAACTCAACTATGCATACAATGATCATGCCTACCTTTAGGAGTTTGTTACATCAATTGTTTTATGTTTGACTTGAAAATGCATATATTTCTTtcgttttatattatttgactcatataaattttatatattaattaatttttttaaaattaagttatattttattatttttttcatattatctgATTCTGATTAATTTGATCAGGGGCAGAGCTATATATAATCGAAGCaaaatattacattatgttGTACGATTCATTTCATCTCCATaagattttatgttgtttttttatCATTGGACTAATTGAAATTGCACGTGAAGAATTAGAAAAATCTCTCAAATCAAAGtggaaaaaagagaaaacatgAAGTTTAAAAATTGAGATTGTTTGGTAGTTGGTAAAGAAATAa
This portion of the Solanum pennellii chromosome 12, SPENNV200 genome encodes:
- the LOC107007595 gene encoding ethylene receptor 1 isoform X3; this encodes MKYQYISDFFIALAYFSIPVELIYFVKKSAVFPYRWVLVQFGAFIVLCGATHLINLWTFNMHTRNVAIVMTTAKALTALVSCVTALMLVHIIPDLLSVKTRELFLKKKAAQLDREMGIIRTQEETGRHVRMLTHEIRSTLDRHTILKTTLVELGRTLALEECALWMPTRTGLELQLSYTLRHQNPVGLTVPIQLPVINQVFGTNHVVKISPNSPVARLRPAGKYMPGEVVAVRVPLLHLSNFQINDWPELSTKRYALMVLMLPSDSARQWHVHELELVEVVADQVAVALSHAAILEESMRARDLLMEQNVALDLARREAEMAVRARNDFLAVMNHEMRTPMHAIIALSSLLQETDLTPEQRLMVETILKSSNLLATLINDVLDLSRLEDGSLQLDIGTFNLHALFREVLSLIKPIASVKKLFVTLSLSSDLPEYVIGDEKRLMQILLNVVGNAVKFSKEGNVSISAFVAKSDSLRDPRAPEFFAVPSENHFYLRVQIKDTGIGITPQDIPNLFSKFTQSQALATTNSGGTGLGLAICKRFVNLMEGHIWIESEGLGKGSTAIFIIKLGIPGRANESKLPFVTKLPANHTQMSFQGLKVLVMDENGVSRMVTKGLLTHLGCDVTTVGSRDECLRVVTHEHKVVIMDVSMQGIDCYEVAVVIHERFGKRHGRPLIVALTGYTDRVTKENCMRVGMDGVILKPVSVDKMRSVLSELLEHGVVLES
- the LOC107007595 gene encoding ethylene receptor 1 isoform X1; the protein is MGSLLRMNRLLSSIVESCNCIIDPQLPADDLLMKYQYISDFFIALAYFSIPVELIYFVKKSAVFPYRWVLVQFGAFIVLCGATHLINLWTFNMHTRNVAIVMTTAKALTALVSCVTALMLVHIIPDLLSVKTRELFLKKKAAQLDREMGIIRTQEETGRHVRMLTHEIRSTLDRHTILKTTLVELGRTLALEECALWMPTRTGLELQLSYTLRHQNPVGLTVPIQLPVINQVFGTNHVVKISPNSPVARLRPAGKYMPGEVVAVRVPLLHLSNFQINDWPELSTKRYALMVLMLPSDSARQWHVHELELVEVVADQVAVALSHAAILEESMRARDLLMEQNVALDLARREAEMAVRARNDFLAVMNHEMRTPMHAIIALSSLLQETDLTPEQRLMVETILKSSNLLATLINDVLDLSRLEDGSLQLDIGTFNLHALFREVLSLIKPIASVKKLFVTLSLSSDLPEYVIGDEKRLMQILLNVVGNAVKFSKEGNVSISAFVAKSDSLRDPRAPEFFAVPSENHFYLRVQIKDTGIGITPQDIPNLFSKFTQSQALATTNSGGTGLGLAICKRFVNLMEGHIWIESEGLGKGSTAIFIIKLGIPGRANESKLPFVTKLPANHTQMSFQGLKVLVMDENGVSRMVTKGLLTHLGCDVTTVGSRDECLRVVTHEHKVVIMDVSMQGIDCYEVAVVIHERFGKRHGRPLIVALTGYTDRVTKENCMRVGMDGVILKPVSVDKMRSVLSELLEHGVVLES
- the LOC107007595 gene encoding ethylene receptor 1 isoform X2, producing the protein MGSLLRMNRLLSSIVESCNCIIDPQLPADDLLMKYQYISDFFIALAYFSIPVELIYFVKKSAVFPYRWVLVQFGAFIVLCGATHLINLWTFNMHTRNVAIVMTTAKALTALVSCVTALMLVHIIPDLLSVKTRELFLKKKAAQLDREMGIIRTQEETGRHVRMLTHEIRSTLDRHTILKTTLVELGRTLALEECALWMPTRTGLELQLSYTLRHQNPVGLTVPIQLPVINQVFGTNHVVKISPNSPVARLRPAGKYMPGEVVAVRVPLLHLSNFQINDWPELSTKRYALMVLMLPSDSARQWHVHELELVEVVADQVAVALSHAAILEESMRARDLLMEQNVALDLARREAEMAVRARNDFLAVMNHEMRTPMHAIIALSSLLQETDLTPEQRLMVETILKSSNLLATLINDVLDLSRLEDGSLQLDIGTFNLHALFREVLSLIKPIASVKKLFVTLSLSSDLPEYVIGDEKRLMQILLNVVGNAVKFSKEGNVSISAFVAKSDSLRDPRAPEFFAVPSENHFYLRVQIKDTGIGITPQDIPNLFSKFTQSQALATTNSGGTGLGLAICKRFVNLMEGHIWIESEGLGKGSTAIFIIKLGIPGRANESKLPFVTKLPANHTQMSFQGLKVLVMDENGMVTKGLLTHLGCDVTTVGSRDECLRVVTHEHKVVIMDVSMQGIDCYEVAVVIHERFGKRHGRPLIVALTGYTDRVTKENCMRVGMDGVILKPVSVDKMRSVLSELLEHGVVLES